In Apteryx mantelli isolate bAptMan1 chromosome 26, bAptMan1.hap1, whole genome shotgun sequence, a single window of DNA contains:
- the CCDC30 gene encoding coiled-coil domain-containing protein 30 isoform X1, producing MEAAAAAPVGAGEEAAAAAEDVRRWLEAEGADPAAPAEQQLGLAWRLLRRSEAQLRVAARRLGDLERRRAEEMRDVESYVGHVRNLTEERDAITTEYEKENEQLRLELTQLQLQQGAQLKEVEEMLEQEGLSEIAHSNASEQIAYLLVERTTLLEKLEIADQKLNSHSYIDRLCAAQLQNLLQDRCWRSIFQEDSFFKADCLSPSDVIYVHVCNIWTVMIKHSILLDGFDHIHQTLEDELQQQCESMQCNKETMNKSCRAELEREQALRARVEQDLDEATQRLQMAHEEIQRLTDELDLQRKEQSKKALQTPESWEEGANEQRESDRTELQKAMEQNSRLDKEILALRAQVQALDLERKACLDLVEQLKEEICEYQKSEKQGLPFPAPDETEEVAVCSLQTQGTKDEGRVEGDCVPGHAGLDQDDRYQDSEILHKRCREVIENIESRNSQLLHKLQKLEQEHEDLVERNEELESILGDTQIQTKQEKEQFESEVEGLHRKITSLEMELLEVQKNKTGMSGEEQALADGAQEMREMLESCQETIEKLGSQLGERRERRKQLASELETLREDLKAEKKVSELLQEHEQINKFKQKHEDLATDEKVCEELMAKVVFLEERIENLRAEQELLCSELLESNKKREELEKQLKESNEEKQLLLEEIAQLKQDIVATWKQHDSMDEEALRMNQGMVHRENKFLLSQSSAGSLDGSINQSLSEERFQQQEEKMQQLRQDLRRVQNLCSSAERELKYEREKNVDLKKQNLLLQQECTKVKVELKQAHAKLLDTTETYSSLSAQWEKSQQKVKELEQELLKCSQADTLQSSLQEKLSQEKSKVCEAQKKISKLQQKLKESQHQLLLAEAHVSDKKLLEEELKEAREHEARVQQELHEECLKRKLLEQQVEELRQQLRHSRETEASLAKMHVELQAKTLHVLEDERKTDSSEHLQCHKENQKLSEQFSLLKEENKALYEEGVHLLNQKDLYVRKYNKMQLRHKDKIRRAKETFIHEVKQRDSKIKQLESELSESKLQVEKGKVLIAQITAENEKLLQERRRLLQKISDQEETPWSNKSTIATLQSRVKMLDEESVRLHESKLRLSGHVHALQRAPRSSPAPSTEDLKSVNFPERQLQSKMLPSPCISFPARELPDSLRTLKATRDTKPEEGAESQESSFCLSPSQPSEIGYLNVASPGDTMVSQLQEESQSISSENF from the exons gTGGAAAGCTACGTTGGTCACGTCCGTAACTTGACGGAGGAACGAGATGCTATCACTactgaatatgaaaaagaaaatgaacagctcAGGCTTGAGCTGACACAGCTGCAGCTGCAACAGG GAGCCCAGCTGAAGGAGGTCGAGGAGATGCTGGAACAGGAAGGCTTGTCTGAAATAGCTCACAGTAATGCCAGTGAACAGATTGCTTATTTACTGGTAGAGAGAACCACGCTGCTGGAGAAACTGGAGATTGCAGATCAGAAGCTGAATTCGCACAGCTACATAGACAGGCTGTGTGCAGCACAGCTTCAG AACTTGCTGCAAGACAGATGTTGGAGATCGATTTTTCAGGAAGACAGTTTCTTTAAAGCAGACTGTCTTTCTCCCAGTGATGTTATTTATGTCCATGTTTGTAATATATGGACGGTGATGATTAAGCACTCCATTCTTTTG GATGGGTTTGATCACATTCATCAGACGTTAGAAGATGAACTCCAACAACAGTGTGAATCCATGCAGTGTAATAAAGAGACAATGAATAAG tcctgcagggcagagctggagaggGAGCAAGCATTGCGCGCAAGGGTTGAACAAGATCTTGATGAGGCCACACAGAGACTGCAGATGGCCCACGAAGAGATCCAAAGGCTGACGGACGAGCTGGATTTGCAAAGAAAGGAGCAGAGCAAAAAAG CCCTGCAAACGCCTGAGAGCTGGGAAGAAGGAGCGAACGAACAGAGAGAGAGCG ATAGGACTGAGCTGCAGAAGGCCATGGAGCAAAACAGCAGATTGGACAAGGAAATTCTGGCACTGCGAGCCCAGGTTCAAGCGCTTGACTTGGAAAGAAAAGCTTGCCTTGATCTG gttGAACAGCTCAAAGAGGAGATTTGCGAGTATCAAAAGAGCGAGAAACAAGGACTTCCATTCCCTGCACCAGATGAGACTGAAGAAGTTGCGGTGTGCTCGCTGCAG acACAGGGCACAAAGGATGAAGGGAGGGTTGAAGGAGACTGTGTTCCAGGCCACGCTGGCTTGGATCAAGATGACAGATATCAGGATAGCGAAATACTTCATAAAAG GTGCCGAGAGGTGATTGAAAACATTGAGAGCAGGAATTCGCAGCTCCTTCACAAGCTGCAGAAACTGGAGCAGGAGCACGAGGATTTGGTTGAGCGCAATGAAGAACTGGAATCTATTCTAGGAGATACACAGATCCAAaccaagcaggagaaggagcagTTTGAGAGTGAGGTGGAGGGACTTCACCGGAAA ATCACAAGTTTAGAGATGGAATTACTTGAAGTGCAGAAGAACAAAACTGGGATGAGTGGAGAAGAGCAAGCATTGGCTGATGGAGCACAAGAAATGAGAGAG ATGCTGGAAAGCTGTCAGGAAACAATAGAAAAGTTGGGAAGTCAGCTGGGAGAGCGGAGAGAACGGAGAAAGCAACTTGCATCTGAACTTGAAACGTTACGAGAAGATCTGAAGGCTGAAAAGAAG GTCTCTGAACTCCTACAAGAACATGAACAAATTAACAAATTCAAGCAGAAACATGAAGATTTAGCTACAGATGAAAAGGTGTGTGAAGAACTGATGGCTAAAGTAGTATTTTTGGAAGAACGGATCGAAAACTTGAGGGCTGAACAAGAACTGCTCTG TTCTGAATTACTAGAAAGCAACAAGAAGAGGGAGGAGCTAGAAAAGCAGCTAAAGGAGagcaatgaagaaaaacagttgtTACTGGAAGAAATTGCCCAGCTAAAACAAGATATCGTGGCTACGTGGAAGCAGCATGACAGCATGGATGAAGAAGCTTTGAGGATGAATCAAGGCATGGTCCATAGAGAGAACAAATTTCTCTTATCACAGAGTTCTGCAGGCAGTTTAGATGGGAGCATTAACCAG AGTCTGTCCGAAGAGCGAttccagcagcaggaggaaaaaatgcaGCAATTGCGGCAGGATCTGCGTCGCGTTCAGAACTTGTGCAGCTCAGCTGAGAGGGAGCTTAAATATGAAAGGGAGAAAAACGTCgacttaaaaaagcaaaatctcttGCTCCAGCAGGAATGCACCAAG GTCAAAGTTGAGCTGAAGCAAGCCCATGCGAAGCTTTTGGACACAACTGAAACGTACTCCTCTCTCTCAGCGCAGTGGGAAAAAAGCCAGCAGAAGGTCAAAGAGCTTGAACAAGAGCTCTTGAAGTGCTCCCAGGCTGATACACTGCAAAGTAGTCTGCAAGAGAAACTTTCACAGGAGAAGTCCAAAGTATGCGAAGCACAAAAAAAG ATCTCAAAGCTCCAGCAAAAGCTGAAGGAATCACAACACCAGCTCCTTCTGGCAGAGGCCCATGTTTCAGACAAGAAACTCCTGGAGGAGGAATTGAAAGAGGCCCGAGAACATGAAGCTCGAGTGCAGCAAGAACTCCATGAGGAGTGCCTGAAGAG GAAGCTACTGGAGCAGCAGGTGGAAGAACTGCGGCAGCAACTCCGGCACTCGCGTGAGACAGAGGCATCACTGGCGAAGATGCATGTGGAGCTGCAGGCTAAGACTCTGCACGTGCTAGAAGATGAGAGGAAAACAGACTCGAGCGAG CATCTCCAGTGTCACAAGGAGAACCAGAAGCTTTCAGAGCAATTTTCACTgctgaaggaggaaaacaaagccCTTTATGAGGAAGGAGTCCATCTCCTGAACCAGAAGGATCTGTATGTCAG GAAATACAACAAAATGCAGCTCCGCCACAAAGACAAGATCCGCAGAGCGAAGGAGACGTTTATCCATGAGGTGAAACAAAGGGACAGTAAAATTAAGCAGCTTGAAAGTGAGCTCAGCGAGTCAAAGCTCCAAGTGGAAAAG GGGAAGGTGCTGATTGCACAGATCACTGCAGAGAATGAGAAATTACTCCAGGAAAGAAGACGGCTCCTCCAGAAGATCTCTGACCAGGAGGAGACCCCTTGGAGCAACAAATCTACAATTGCCACCCTTCAGAGCAG agtgaagatgctggacGAGGAGAGCGTGCGACTGCACGAGAGCAAACTCCGGCTCTCCGGCCACGTGCACGCCTTGCAGCGCGCTCCGAGGAGCAGCCCCGCTCCCAGCACGGAG GACTTGAAGAGTGTTAACTTCCCCGAACGCCAACTACAGAGTAAGATGTTGCCATCTCCCTGTATCAG cttccCGGCACGAGAACTGCCAGACTCCCTCCGCACCCTGAAGGCCACACGAGACACCAAGCCTGAAGAAGGAGCTGAAAGCCAGGAGTCCTCCTTTTGCTTATCTCCTTCTCAACCTTCTGAGATCGGGTACTTAAACGTGGCTTCGCCTGGAGACACCATGGTCTCCCAACTGCAGGAGGAGAGTCAGAGCATCAGCTCTGAGAACTTCTAA